In the genome of Persephonella sp. KM09-Lau-8, one region contains:
- the rlmB gene encoding 23S rRNA (guanosine(2251)-2'-O)-methyltransferase RlmB yields MEEKNRFVIWGRNPIIEALRAGKSIEKILMAHDTHLPKELIKLAEKNKIKIQKVPRKKVEEIAGTKKTQGVVALLSPIQYWNDNDLIDEVIEKEGVLLVMDHITDPQNVGNMIRTAEVFGVNGIVIPRERSSPINEVVVKASTGAVFHIPITKVGSLRQFLERFKKKGGWVMAVEKGGKPIHKLSFPFPLAVVLGSEGKGVSKSVMDTADLVATIPMKGKVTSLNVSSATAIALWEVAKQHWIER; encoded by the coding sequence ATGGAAGAAAAAAACAGATTTGTCATCTGGGGTAGAAACCCCATAATAGAGGCTCTAAGGGCAGGTAAGAGTATAGAAAAAATTCTGATGGCACATGATACTCACCTGCCTAAAGAACTAATCAAACTTGCAGAAAAGAATAAGATCAAGATACAAAAAGTTCCAAGAAAAAAAGTTGAAGAGATAGCAGGGACAAAGAAAACTCAAGGAGTAGTAGCCCTGCTAAGCCCTATTCAATACTGGAATGATAATGACCTCATTGATGAGGTTATTGAAAAAGAGGGAGTTTTGCTGGTAATGGATCATATCACAGACCCTCAAAACGTAGGGAATATGATACGTACAGCTGAAGTCTTCGGCGTTAATGGCATTGTTATCCCCAGAGAAAGAAGTTCCCCTATAAATGAAGTTGTTGTAAAAGCATCAACAGGCGCTGTTTTCCATATTCCAATAACAAAAGTAGGTAGTCTCAGACAATTCTTAGAAAGATTTAAGAAAAAAGGCGGCTGGGTAATGGCCGTGGAAAAAGGAGGAAAACCTATCCATAAACTTAGCTTTCCTTTTCCTCTGGCAGTGGTATTAGGTTCCGAAGGAAAAGGCGTTTCAAAATCTGTTATGGACACAGCAGATTTAGTGGCAACTATACCTATGAAAGGCAAAGTTACTTCTTTAAATGTGTCGTCTGCAACAGCAATAGCTTTGTGGGAGGTGGCAAAACAGCACTGGATCGAGAGATGA
- a CDS encoding Rieske 2Fe-2S domain-containing protein encodes MAEEKVSRRDFLLYAMGGWAAVGLGGVLYAMYKTWEPLPEVKAAGIVRFDLSKVAPGQLKVVQWRGKPVFVLHRTPDMEKCDNRTIAGKYTVVVGICTHLGCIPNWEADRKIFKCPCHGGEFDACGVNIFGPPPRPLDIPPFKLEGNTIVLGETGPEYEKMMKG; translated from the coding sequence ATGGCTGAAGAGAAAGTTAGCAGACGGGATTTCCTCCTGTATGCAATGGGAGGATGGGCTGCTGTAGGGCTTGGTGGCGTGTTATATGCCATGTATAAGACATGGGAGCCTTTACCAGAAGTAAAGGCAGCAGGTATTGTTAGATTTGACCTTTCAAAAGTAGCACCTGGACAGCTAAAAGTTGTTCAGTGGAGAGGGAAACCTGTATTTGTTCTACACAGAACTCCTGATATGGAAAAATGTGATAACAGAACCATAGCAGGAAAATACACAGTCGTTGTTGGAATATGTACACACCTGGGATGTATTCCAAACTGGGAAGCTGATAGAAAAATATTTAAATGTCCTTGTCACGGTGGAGAATTTGATGCCTGCGGAGTAAATATATTTGGTCCTCCTCCAAGACCTCTTGATATTCCTCCATTCAAGCTGGAAGGAAACACCATTGTTTTAGGGGAAACAGGCCCCGAATATGAAAAAATGATGAAAGGTTAG
- a CDS encoding cytochrome bc complex cytochrome b subunit: MEKKGGLMEWLDKRLAVNALWRVLMSEYYIPKNINWLWSSGVLTILVFAILVVSGIFVLMYYKPDAELAFDSVNKTLMLDVSYGWVFRHVHAVAASIMFLVLFIHMGRGIYYGSYKAPREVLWVTGFILFVLMSATAFTGYLLPWGQMSYWAAQTITTLFSKIPFIGPDLVIWIRGNYIVADATLTRFFALHVTLLPALIAVFTAIHLYALRIVGSNNEDGIPMTKEEKKEKGIPFWPVFMSKEYFIMSLFLFFFFYLVFFNYNFAMDPINFQPADYLQTPPHIYPEWYFLSFYEVLRGFFFSETLGLIGFVLSMFIPLFLPWLDTSPYPYISGKHRPLFKIMWWIFVADFVALTILGKLPPTGLFAWLGFITSIIYFLFFFSLPIISAIEKRKAASGGGQ; the protein is encoded by the coding sequence ATGGAGAAAAAAGGCGGATTAATGGAATGGCTTGATAAAAGACTCGCCGTCAATGCTTTATGGCGAGTATTAATGTCTGAATATTATATTCCTAAAAATATTAACTGGCTATGGAGTTCTGGAGTTTTAACAATACTTGTTTTTGCTATTCTTGTGGTGTCTGGAATATTTGTTCTCATGTATTACAAACCGGATGCAGAACTTGCCTTTGATAGTGTTAATAAAACTCTTATGTTAGATGTTTCTTATGGATGGGTGTTTAGACATGTTCATGCTGTTGCTGCATCTATAATGTTCCTTGTTTTATTTATCCATATGGGCAGAGGTATATATTATGGTTCATATAAAGCTCCAAGAGAAGTTCTTTGGGTAACAGGTTTTATCCTGTTTGTATTAATGTCTGCTACAGCTTTCACAGGGTATCTTCTTCCTTGGGGACAGATGTCTTACTGGGCTGCTCAAACTATTACAACATTATTCTCTAAAATCCCATTTATTGGACCAGACCTGGTTATCTGGATTAGAGGTAACTATATCGTTGCTGATGCAACACTGACAAGATTTTTTGCATTACACGTAACATTACTACCAGCTCTCATAGCTGTATTCACTGCAATCCACCTGTATGCTCTTAGAATAGTTGGTTCTAACAACGAAGATGGAATTCCTATGACAAAAGAAGAAAAGAAAGAAAAAGGTATTCCTTTCTGGCCTGTATTTATGTCTAAAGAATACTTCATTATGTCATTATTCCTGTTTTTCTTCTTCTATCTTGTATTCTTTAACTACAACTTTGCTATGGACCCAATTAACTTCCAGCCAGCTGACTATTTACAAACACCACCTCATATTTACCCTGAATGGTATTTCCTTTCATTCTATGAAGTTTTAAGAGGATTTTTCTTCAGTGAAACACTTGGTCTTATAGGATTCGTATTATCAATGTTTATACCTCTATTTTTACCATGGTTGGACACATCTCCATATCCTTATATAAGTGGAAAACATAGACCACTGTTTAAAATTATGTGGTGGATTTTTGTTGCAGACTTTGTAGCATTAACAATACTTGGTAAGCTGCCACCAACAGGATTATTTGCATGGCTTGGATTTATAACATCTATTATTTATTTCCTATTCTTCTTTTCACTCCCAATTATCTCAGCTATTGAGAAAAGAAAGGCAGCTTCTGGAGGTGGGCAATAA
- a CDS encoding c-type cytochrome — protein sequence MKDLKIFIVIAIIVGITYWGIEPLAHGIMHKHIEEAIEKYNLPDYKFSDLGPAPSLSGNAEQGKQNFQMFCASCHGLKADGIKAPMDPKTAAASFGVVPPDLSNIASFTDENFLFHFIKDPAKASEFKKISMPAMGLNDQQIADIIAYLKSTAKKLEGKELVKEACGRCHSIKYQKVYADTPPENLKKYLGKVPPDLSIIIKAKGKEYLEAFINKPQALLPGTSMPRVGLSKEATEETLKYLEEIADPHKEQRQKVGIIVLAYMLVMIGLTYAWKRKIWKNLH from the coding sequence ATGAAGGATTTAAAAATATTTATAGTTATAGCTATTATTGTTGGAATAACATATTGGGGTATAGAACCTCTGGCACATGGTATAATGCACAAACATATTGAAGAAGCTATTGAAAAATACAATTTGCCTGACTATAAGTTTTCCGACCTTGGACCAGCACCTTCATTAAGCGGAAATGCAGAGCAGGGTAAACAAAACTTCCAGATGTTCTGTGCATCATGTCACGGACTAAAAGCCGATGGTATCAAAGCTCCAATGGATCCAAAAACTGCAGCTGCATCTTTTGGAGTAGTTCCTCCTGACCTTTCTAATATTGCTTCATTTACAGATGAAAACTTCTTATTCCACTTTATCAAAGACCCTGCAAAAGCTTCCGAATTCAAAAAAATATCAATGCCTGCTATGGGGCTTAATGACCAACAAATAGCTGATATCATCGCTTATCTCAAATCAACAGCTAAGAAATTGGAAGGAAAAGAACTTGTTAAAGAAGCCTGCGGAAGATGTCATAGCATTAAATATCAAAAAGTATATGCAGATACTCCTCCAGAAAACCTGAAAAAATACCTTGGTAAAGTTCCACCAGATTTATCTATTATTATTAAAGCTAAAGGTAAGGAGTATTTAGAAGCATTTATAAATAAACCTCAAGCCCTTCTACCTGGAACCTCAATGCCAAGAGTAGGATTAAGTAAAGAAGCTACGGAAGAAACTCTTAAATACTTAGAGGAAATTGCAGACCCTCACAAAGAACAAAGACAAAAAGTTGGAATTATCGTTCTGGCCTATATGCTTGTTATGATTGGTCTTACATACGCTTGGAAGAGAAAAATCTGGAAAAACCTTCACTAA